Below is a window of Mucilaginibacter sp. PAMC 26640 DNA.
CCATGTCTCCTCAACTTTCCATCACCCATCGCTTGCAGAGTGGACTCACCCCGGGATCGCTGCGCTGCCCGACCCTCTCTGCTGCGCAAAGAGGGTGAAGCAATAAGCGGCCTGTCTCCCCAACTTTCCATCACCCATCGCTTGCAGAGTGCACTCACCCCGGGATCGCTGCGCTGCCCGACCCTCTCTGCTGCGCAAAGAGGGTGTAGCAATAAGCGGCCTGTCTCCCCAATTTTACATCACCCACCACTTGCAGAATGGACTCACCCCGGCATCGCTATCACTCGCCACCCATTTCTGCTGCTTAGAAAGGGGGATTTCAGAATACTTTGCGCAACGAAAAGAGGGCGTAGTTGAGGCGGCTTGCCGGGTGCATCTCAACTTTCCGATTCCATCGATTCAAAATCATCACTGTATTAAACGTTAAATTTGTATCTTTAAAGAAGAAGTAAGTCGCTTATACCTTACTTTTGCAGGCTCAATTTTTTTATCTATGATCACCAAACCCACCATCGACCGTATAATGGAAGCCACAGATATTGTGGAGGTGATTGGCGAATTTGTGCAGTTAAAAAAACGCGGGGCCAATTTCGTGGGTTTGTCTCCCTTTGCTAATGAGCGTACCCCTTCTTTTACTGTTTCGCCTGCTAAAGGGATCTTCAAGGATTTCTCTACCGGTAAAGGCGGCAGTGCCATTACTTTTTTAATGGAGCTGGAAAAGTTTACTTATCCGGAAGCTCTTAAATGGCTGGCCAAAAAATACGGTATCGAGATAGAGGAAACGGAAGTATCAGCAGAGGATAAAGCGGAAGATAACCGCCGCGAAAGCCTTATGATCGCCACCGGCTACGCGGCTAAATTTTTCCACGAAAGCTTGTTGGATAGTGACGAGGGCCAGAGCATCGGACTTAGCTATTTTAAGGAACGCGGTTTTACCAATGATACCATCAAGAAATTTGAGCTGGGCTATTCGCCCGATCAATGGGAAGCCTTTACCGATAGCGCCCTGAAGGCCGGCTACCTGGAAGAATTCCTGGTAGAGAGCGGCCTGTCGGTTAAGCGCGATAACGGCAAACTGTACGACAGATATCGTGGCCGGGTGATGTTTCCCATCCATAGCTTTACAGGCCGGGTAATTGCCTTTGGCGGCCGTACGCTTAAAACAGATAAGAATGTTCCTAAGTACGTCAATTCCCCGGAATCGGAGATCTATCATAAATCCAATATCCTTTACGGGTTATACTTCGCCAAGAAATCTATTCGTGAGGAGGACAACTGTTACCTGGTAGAAGGGTATGCAGATGTACTCTCGGTTTCGCAGGCGGGTATAGACAATGTGGTGGCCTCATCAGGCACGTCACTTACAGCAGAACAGATCAAGCTCATTAGTCGCTTTACCAAGAATATCACCATTCTTTATGATGGCGATGCGGCGGGGATAAAAGCTTCCCTGCGCGGGTTGGATATGATTCTGGAGCAGGGCCTCAACGTAAAAGTGGTTTCGTTTCCTGATGGGCATGATCCGGATTCTTACGTGCGCAAACTGGGGACCAACGCCTTCAAAAAGCATATTGAGGAAAATAAGAAAGACTTTATACTATATAAAACGGACCTGCTTTTAAAAGATGCCGGTAAAGACCCCATAAAAAAAGCCGATGTGATCCGGGAGGTGGTTGAAAGCATCGCAAAGATCCCCGATTCTATCAAGGCCTCGGTTTTTATAAAGGAGTGCAGCCATATCATGCAAATTGATGAGCGTGCGCTGCTTACCGAACTCAACAAGATGCGCCAGGCTAAGGCCAAAAAGGATTATCAGCAGGAGCAAAACCACCGCCCTGCCGAAATGCCGGATGAGCCGCACTTTTTTGATGAGCCTGTAGAGGAGAAGCCAAAGCTGATCGACACGCAGGAGAAAGAGATCGTTCGCTTGCTGCTTTTATATGGTAACAAGATGATCGATTGGGATGGTATCGCCAATACCTATATCGGCCCTTTTATGATAGCCGAGCTAAGTGATGTGGAGTTTGATGAACCAAGCTGCAAGGCGTTTGTAGAGATCTACCAGAAAGAGGTCGAAAACGGCGTTTTGCCGGAGGAACAGCATTTTATCCATCATCCAGATAAAGGTATTGTGGATGTGGTAGTAACCCTGCTGGCCACCAAATATACATTGAGTGAAAATTGGTACGAGATGCACAAGATACTGGTGCCCGATGAAACGGAGAACATGAAGGCTACAATACTTGGCGCTATCTTTCACCTCAAAATGCATAAGGTTGGCAAAATTCTGGAGAACCTGCGCGGTGAGTTGCAAAAGGCAACATCAGATGCCGACCAGGATATTTTGCTGAACCAGTATATGCATATGAAAAAGGTAGAAAAGACGATTTCTGATTATTTAGGGTCGGTGATATTAAAATAAATGGCAAGCCACAACGATCTGGGCCGACATGGTGAAGCATTAGCCAAAGCCCATCTGGAAGCCAACGGCTACGAAATAATGGACGAGAACTGGGTGCATGGCAAAGCTGAAATTGATCTGATTGCCTATAAAGACAAAATAATTATCTTCACCGAAGTTAAAACGCGTACAGGTACCGGCTTTGGCATGCCCGAGGATTTTGTTGACGCCCGTAAGCAGCGTTTATTGGCAGATGCAGCCGATGAGTATATTTATTTGATGAACCACCAGGGCGAAGTGCGTTTTGATATAATATCTGTGCTGTTTGACCGTAATAACAACTATAACTTAAAACATATTGAAGATGCCTTTTGGCCATCTGCTACTTAACATGAATAAAAGATTAATATACCTGGCCGCCGCTGCCCTGCTTGTAATAGGCTACAATGGCTGTAAAGATAATAAAACCGATACCGCTGCTGATATTACCATGA
It encodes the following:
- a CDS encoding DNA primase, whose amino-acid sequence is MITKPTIDRIMEATDIVEVIGEFVQLKKRGANFVGLSPFANERTPSFTVSPAKGIFKDFSTGKGGSAITFLMELEKFTYPEALKWLAKKYGIEIEETEVSAEDKAEDNRRESLMIATGYAAKFFHESLLDSDEGQSIGLSYFKERGFTNDTIKKFELGYSPDQWEAFTDSALKAGYLEEFLVESGLSVKRDNGKLYDRYRGRVMFPIHSFTGRVIAFGGRTLKTDKNVPKYVNSPESEIYHKSNILYGLYFAKKSIREEDNCYLVEGYADVLSVSQAGIDNVVASSGTSLTAEQIKLISRFTKNITILYDGDAAGIKASLRGLDMILEQGLNVKVVSFPDGHDPDSYVRKLGTNAFKKHIEENKKDFILYKTDLLLKDAGKDPIKKADVIREVVESIAKIPDSIKASVFIKECSHIMQIDERALLTELNKMRQAKAKKDYQQEQNHRPAEMPDEPHFFDEPVEEKPKLIDTQEKEIVRLLLLYGNKMIDWDGIANTYIGPFMIAELSDVEFDEPSCKAFVEIYQKEVENGVLPEEQHFIHHPDKGIVDVVVTLLATKYTLSENWYEMHKILVPDETENMKATILGAIFHLKMHKVGKILENLRGELQKATSDADQDILLNQYMHMKKVEKTISDYLGSVILK